From a region of the Fibrobacter sp. UWB16 genome:
- a CDS encoding spermine synthase codes for MNIVIYALFALSGFAGLIYEGSWARYLKLFLGHSSYGQVLTLCIYMGGLAIGSFVAGKLVERVKRPLLGYAAVELAIGIGGLIYHPMYIWITDYFYDSNFVAGLSSRGAEILKVVLATGSTLPIAIAVGMTFPFIAAGLMRKSGAEVSLPMLYFTNSLGSAIGILFTSYILIPELGNHITLCVAASINFLLAAVFCFIGYTTPSTYEEELEEEGAGALATADGDAASVREMRAEPLNEDYVAEHKLAMPPKNMWFWIAGITGLTSFVYEIVWIRLLSLLMGSSSHSFDQMLSAFILGLAIGSAVSGKLLKKDSLVVLSLAQIFMGFFALCTLYFYKPFWEGMNIANQIFNTTNDGYVCWSIFKYALSILWMVPTSFFAGMTLPLITLILTRAFKSEAPIGKVYGWNTVGSILGSAGGGLLLLPLMQLKGSLVLAAVLDFMIGFILLVIYRKKFRYSVLFYVMTAVMILPSFFVNFDPHMITSGAFRAYKNLHPDEKIVVRDGKTATISFHESDVHYYVKTNGKADASMSKNRERPIEGDELTQAATAFMPMAMKDKPYDAAMVGFGSGMGAHYLLADPLVRDFDCVEIEEEMMNLARGFYPWNARGYDDPRIHIFIDDAQTFFLTNRRKYDLMISVPSNPWVSGVASLFSHEFYTKMRRYMKPGGLWVQWIQTYEFNDLLFLNILKALDVTFPYVSLYKAPEEPDIIIVASDEPVMQRAIGRFSTDPTLVKEFKRIHREPDFFGEQNFLFTSKMITSLLDGVEPNSTFIPIVDNKAEEARFVHSNARIVQVFDSCEICWPEYLDSADYALRRPIKVQSMLKAGTDKYRERALLAYIKEVKKRKKVFDGISAMLEPNADDSEKGSDSAAVSSAKVAAVSENSVDSATAVDSLVRPKFKVDETSPDWKKFREEYVEWMRGIPMEARDTNKVYVKVRNLVNANVLPESFVDEFNIMEAARAKDYRLAAEYVANFYEKYEVAAMDEFFLRNAILIAFLAHNPTLADVLYKEAIKPHEEFAPIEKLLIQKEIPRIRRR; via the coding sequence ATGAATATCGTTATTTACGCGCTTTTTGCTCTCTCTGGTTTTGCGGGTCTCATTTACGAGGGGTCGTGGGCCAGGTACCTTAAACTTTTCCTCGGACATTCGAGCTATGGTCAGGTGCTTACGCTCTGCATTTACATGGGCGGGCTTGCGATCGGTAGTTTTGTCGCGGGTAAGCTTGTGGAGCGCGTGAAGCGACCGCTGCTCGGGTATGCGGCGGTGGAGCTTGCGATTGGCATTGGCGGGCTGATTTACCACCCGATGTACATCTGGATTACGGATTACTTTTACGATTCGAATTTTGTGGCGGGGTTGAGTTCGCGCGGAGCGGAAATTCTGAAGGTCGTTTTGGCGACGGGGTCAACGCTCCCGATTGCGATTGCGGTGGGCATGACGTTCCCATTCATCGCGGCGGGTCTTATGCGCAAGAGCGGTGCCGAAGTCTCGCTTCCGATGCTTTACTTTACGAATAGCCTCGGTAGTGCAATTGGTATTTTGTTCACAAGCTACATCTTGATTCCGGAACTCGGAAACCACATCACGCTTTGTGTCGCGGCTTCAATCAACTTCTTGCTTGCTGCGGTGTTCTGCTTTATCGGCTATACGACGCCTTCGACGTACGAGGAAGAACTTGAAGAAGAAGGGGCTGGGGCGCTGGCGACTGCTGACGGGGATGCGGCGAGTGTTCGCGAAATGCGCGCGGAACCGCTCAACGAAGATTATGTGGCGGAACACAAGCTCGCCATGCCTCCGAAAAACATGTGGTTCTGGATTGCGGGGATTACGGGACTTACTTCGTTTGTCTATGAAATTGTTTGGATTCGTTTGCTCTCGCTGTTGATGGGTTCTTCGAGCCATAGCTTTGACCAAATGCTTTCGGCGTTCATTTTAGGACTTGCCATTGGCAGTGCCGTGAGCGGAAAGCTGTTGAAGAAGGACTCGCTCGTGGTGCTTTCGCTTGCGCAGATTTTCATGGGATTCTTTGCGCTTTGCACTCTGTATTTTTACAAGCCGTTCTGGGAAGGCATGAATATTGCGAACCAGATCTTCAATACGACGAACGACGGTTACGTTTGCTGGAGCATTTTCAAGTATGCGCTTTCGATTTTGTGGATGGTGCCGACGAGCTTCTTTGCGGGCATGACGCTCCCGCTGATTACGTTGATTCTCACTCGTGCGTTTAAGAGCGAAGCCCCGATAGGGAAGGTCTACGGCTGGAATACGGTAGGATCGATTCTTGGTTCGGCAGGCGGTGGGCTTTTGCTGTTGCCGTTGATGCAGCTCAAGGGTTCGCTTGTGCTCGCGGCTGTGCTTGACTTTATGATTGGCTTTATCTTGCTCGTCATTTATCGCAAAAAGTTCCGCTATAGCGTGCTTTTTTACGTGATGACTGCGGTGATGATTTTGCCTTCGTTCTTTGTGAATTTTGATCCGCACATGATTACGTCGGGCGCCTTCCGCGCTTACAAGAATTTGCATCCGGATGAAAAGATTGTGGTGCGCGATGGCAAAACGGCGACGATCAGCTTTCACGAATCCGACGTGCATTATTACGTGAAGACGAACGGCAAGGCTGATGCGAGCATGAGCAAGAATCGTGAACGCCCGATTGAAGGCGACGAACTCACGCAAGCGGCGACCGCGTTTATGCCGATGGCGATGAAGGACAAACCGTACGATGCTGCCATGGTTGGATTTGGCAGTGGCATGGGCGCACATTACTTGTTGGCGGATCCGCTGGTGCGCGATTTTGACTGCGTGGAAATCGAAGAAGAAATGATGAACCTCGCTCGCGGATTTTATCCGTGGAACGCTCGCGGTTATGATGACCCGCGCATCCACATTTTCATTGATGACGCGCAGACGTTCTTTCTCACGAACCGTCGCAAGTACGACTTGATGATTAGTGTGCCGAGTAACCCGTGGGTGAGCGGTGTCGCAAGCTTGTTCAGCCATGAATTTTATACCAAGATGCGCCGCTATATGAAACCGGGCGGACTTTGGGTGCAGTGGATTCAAACATACGAATTTAACGACTTGCTGTTCCTCAACATCTTGAAGGCGCTCGACGTGACGTTCCCGTACGTGAGTTTGTACAAGGCTCCTGAGGAGCCGGACATTATCATTGTCGCTAGTGACGAACCGGTGATGCAACGCGCGATTGGCCGCTTCAGCACAGATCCGACGCTCGTGAAGGAATTCAAGCGCATCCACCGCGAACCGGATTTCTTTGGCGAACAGAATTTCCTCTTTACGTCGAAGATGATTACATCGCTTTTGGATGGCGTAGAACCGAACAGCACGTTTATCCCGATTGTCGACAACAAGGCTGAAGAAGCTCGCTTCGTGCATTCGAACGCGCGCATTGTGCAGGTGTTTGACAGCTGCGAAATTTGCTGGCCGGAATATTTGGACTCGGCAGATTATGCGTTGCGTCGTCCGATAAAGGTTCAGTCCATGCTCAAGGCGGGTACGGACAAGTACCGCGAACGTGCGCTCTTGGCGTATATTAAAGAAGTGAAAAAGCGCAAGAAAGTTTTCGATGGTATTTCGGCAATGCTCGAACCCAATGCGGATGATTCTGAAAAGGGCTCGGATTCCGCGGCTGTTTCTTCTGCAAAAGTTGCGGCAGTTTCGGAAAATTCTGTCGATTCAGCGACGGCAGTGGATAGCCTCGTGCGTCCAAAATTCAAGGTGGACGAAACCTCTCCGGATTGGAAAAAGTTCCGCGAAGAATATGTGGAATGGATGCGAGGCATCCCGATGGAAGCTCGTGACACGAACAAGGTTTATGTCAAGGTTCGCAATCTCGTGAATGCAAACGTGCTTCCGGAATCGTTCGTGGATGAGTTCAATATCATGGAAGCTGCCCGTGCCAAGGATTACAGGCTCGCTGCGGAATATGTTGCGAATTTCTACGAGAAGTACGAAGTCGCTGCGATGGATGAATTCTTCTTGCGCAACGCGATTCTGATTGCTTTCCTCGCGCACAACCCGACGCTCGCCGACGTGCTCTACAAGGAAGCCATCAAGCCGCACGAAGAATTTGCCCCGATCGAGAAACTCCTCATCCAGAAGGAAATCCCGAGAATCCGCAGAAGGTAA
- a CDS encoding outer membrane beta-barrel protein, which translates to MLLKNSCILASMVLALSTSAFAQSSDDDEWVSVDSPRPATSENNSSSYDGTNDSEFANDEEYASAYARYKTQTTSRSEISKQRSEGFSQSVFLGARVQGGFNTFLGSNSDGWGAGWNVGAGLIIKISMFTKNFSLVPELTFNYRQYNYEKDMDVYTNKAKLNIMLFELPIMFRYTFEQYDFFAAAGLHLGLKLMGDTEFSSEANGGVVTGNADKSTNTFVSTNMEVGMAIEGGYMLTRNIHLNLRVVQCFTNLLNQGLTVEPSFTNSTLLTFYTNVGVSFLF; encoded by the coding sequence ATGCTTTTAAAAAATTCTTGCATTCTCGCGTCCATGGTTTTAGCACTTTCCACAAGTGCATTCGCTCAAAGTTCCGATGATGATGAATGGGTTTCTGTCGATTCACCCAGACCCGCAACCAGCGAAAATAACTCCAGCTCTTACGACGGAACAAACGACAGCGAATTTGCAAATGACGAAGAATACGCAAGCGCATACGCTAGATACAAGACGCAGACTACATCGCGTTCCGAAATTAGCAAGCAGCGTAGTGAAGGGTTCTCACAGTCCGTGTTCCTTGGCGCACGTGTCCAGGGCGGTTTCAACACGTTCCTCGGTTCAAATTCCGACGGATGGGGCGCAGGCTGGAACGTAGGCGCAGGCCTTATCATCAAGATTTCGATGTTCACCAAGAACTTTAGCCTTGTCCCGGAACTCACGTTCAACTACCGCCAATACAATTACGAAAAAGACATGGACGTTTACACGAACAAGGCCAAGCTCAACATTATGTTGTTTGAACTTCCAATCATGTTCCGTTACACGTTCGAGCAATATGACTTTTTCGCCGCAGCAGGTTTGCACCTCGGACTTAAGCTGATGGGCGATACCGAATTCAGTTCCGAAGCCAACGGCGGCGTAGTGACTGGAAACGCCGACAAGAGCACCAACACATTCGTTTCGACGAACATGGAAGTTGGTATGGCTATCGAAGGCGGTTACATGCTGACACGCAACATCCACCTGAATCTTCGCGTTGTTCAATGCTTCACAAACCTTTTGAACCAGGGCTTGACTGTGGAACCGTCTTTCACGAACTCCACACTCCTCACCTTCTACACCAACGTCGGTGTATCGTTCCTGTTCTAG